One Calliopsis andreniformis isolate RMS-2024a chromosome 9, iyCalAndr_principal, whole genome shotgun sequence genomic window carries:
- the LOC143183280 gene encoding transmembrane protein 45B: MDSYMPCILTGFIFYSFGLKWCYEYAKYWVSLRSRDDSNTTKGLKFAEKCEKLLNRHPIEGSLKLIATAIGLTGTITGGLQQVGTVSPKVVLATIYLFFAFSGLVDVLNFYFPHNVSEGLVKLALAQSFFIEGFLFLWGSVGSNEVANLILAFIVWTTSLAIILELVWPELKLLRACTTLLHGGWIAHMIRMYHTVPMPAEGVALVFSWHVAAASAVTLCVVAATRNCAPRLIMDEPPEIPIYDYCQEPDQRM, encoded by the coding sequence ATGGATAGCTACATGCCTTGCATCCTCACTGGATTCATCTTCTACAGTTTTGGCTTGAAATGGTGCTACGAATATGCCAAGTACTGGGTATCTCTAAGATCTAGAGATGATTCAAATACAACAAAGGGACTAAAATTTGCAGAAAAATGTGAGAAATTATTGAACAGACACCCCATAGAAGGAAGTTTGAAGTTAATAGCAACTGCTATAGGTCTAACTGGTACAATAACTGGTGGTTTACAACAAGTTGGCACTGTTTCACCGAAAGTTGTACTTGCTACGATTTATCTCTTCTTTGCATTCTCTGGTCTTGTTGATGTTCTGAATTTCTATTTTCCCCACAATGTGAGCGAAGGATTAGTTAAACTAGCACTTGCTCAAAGCTTTTTTATAGAAGGATTTCTTTTCCTATGGGGAAGTGTTGGAAGCAATGAAGTTGCTAATTTGATCTTAGCCTTCATAGTGTGGACAACATCTCTGGCCATTATTTTAGAACTTGTATGGCCTGAATTGAAACTTCTGAGAGCATGTACTACATTGCTTCATGGTGGCTGGATAGCACACATGATACGTATGTATCATACAGTACCAATGCCAGCAGAAGGTGTTGCTCTTGTGTTTTCTTGGCATGTTGCTGCTGCATCAGCTGTAACACTATGTGTAGTAGCTGCTACAAGAAACTGTGCACCTAGACTCATAATGGATGAACCACCAGAGATACCCATTTATGACTACTGCCAAGAACCAGATCAGAGGATGTAA